One stretch of Bacteroidota bacterium DNA includes these proteins:
- a CDS encoding T9SS type A sorting domain-containing protein, with amino-acid sequence MLKSTILSGLFFLSPFLSVAQWIHEPSVTDPELYDLHSDGGQLVVTGSSGVWIRENEKSGWEFKSIQSDIDLVASFTTHQQNWYAGVLDGAVYRSDNQGDSWEPLTAGYPVFGDPPQFLYPQSLTVWKNQVVTGTVGSGVYQLNGNTWQAMNSGLISNLHYNINQLFTDGDTLIASAGANGTFAYRSPDGSDWSHTPFGTFSGEILFILGGVRTDSGSLLLSATNGIYRASSVSGPFTHVAPSSRFFSFAPMVQSGDSVYVFLSRLTGSYLLTSGDDGLTWNQTQWWPGTVVYDMVTLNDTLWISTSTGVYHQAVKKTPVSVKEPELPSAFSLGIVYPNPVNPSAQFDLTVHHSTNVNLTLYSITGQILQQVYAGPVGPGSHSFRIDAAGLSSQVAFIRAEGEGRQMTRKVVILK; translated from the coding sequence ATGTTAAAAAGCACGATTCTGTCTGGTTTGTTTTTCCTGTCACCGTTCCTGTCGGTGGCACAGTGGATTCATGAACCTTCCGTCACTGATCCGGAACTGTACGATCTTCATTCCGATGGCGGGCAACTGGTCGTTACCGGATCATCCGGTGTCTGGATCCGGGAAAATGAAAAGTCCGGTTGGGAGTTCAAATCCATACAGTCTGATATCGATCTGGTGGCTTCCTTCACCACTCATCAGCAAAACTGGTATGCCGGTGTACTTGATGGCGCCGTTTATCGGAGTGACAATCAGGGTGACTCCTGGGAGCCGTTAACGGCGGGTTACCCGGTGTTCGGAGATCCTCCTCAATTCCTTTATCCTCAGTCACTGACGGTTTGGAAAAATCAGGTGGTGACGGGAACCGTCGGCAGCGGGGTTTATCAGTTAAACGGCAACACCTGGCAGGCCATGAATTCCGGACTGATCAGCAACCTGCACTACAACATCAATCAGCTTTTTACCGATGGCGATACCCTGATTGCGTCGGCCGGAGCCAATGGAACCTTTGCCTACCGGTCACCCGATGGATCGGATTGGTCGCATACTCCATTCGGCACGTTCTCAGGAGAGATTCTTTTTATTCTGGGCGGTGTCCGGACGGATTCAGGCTCACTGTTGCTGTCGGCCACCAACGGAATTTACCGCGCGTCTTCCGTATCCGGACCGTTTACCCACGTTGCTCCTTCAAGCCGGTTTTTTTCCTTCGCTCCCATGGTGCAAAGTGGTGATTCGGTGTACGTGTTTTTATCCAGACTGACGGGATCTTACCTGCTCACGTCGGGTGATGACGGACTTACCTGGAACCAGACTCAATGGTGGCCGGGAACCGTGGTGTATGACATGGTGACGTTGAATGACACCCTCTGGATTTCAACCAGCACGGGTGTGTACCATCAGGCAGTAAAGAAAACACCGGTTTCGGTTAAGGAACCAGAACTGCCTTCTGCTTTTTCCCTTGGAATTGTTTACCCGAATCCGGTCAATCCATCCGCGCAGTTCGATCTGACTGTACATCACTCCACCAACGTGAACCTGACCCTTTATTCAATCACCGGGCAGATCTTGCAGCAAGTGTATGCCGGTCCGGTCGGACCAGGCAGTCATTCTTTCCGGATAGATGCCGCCGGGCTGTCCAGTCAGGTGGCGTTTATTCGTGCGGAAGGTGAGGGAAGGCAGATGACCAGAAAAGTGGTGATCCTGAAGTAG
- the hypE gene encoding hydrogenase expression/formation protein HypE, which produces MTTHFSCPIPVTTHTQILLGHGSGGTLMNQLLEKHIFSRFRNSMIQERHDGAMLPVQTGTLAFSTDSYVVHPLIFPGGTIGDLAVNGTVNDLAMCGAIPRYLSLAFIIEEGLPLSTFEVILESIATSAAAAGVEIVTGDTKVVERGKGDGLFINTSGIGTIPTGISIRPANIRPGDQILVNGPVAAHGMAIMAVRDGLEFDAPILSDSRPLNGLVQAMLAADPTIRVMRDATRGGLSSALNELATACSHTIRIRETDIPIDEPVAAACELLGFDPLYVANEGVFVSFVAAETAQKVLQVMRNHPAGERAAIIGEVTSEATPRVIMKTRIGSNRVVDMLAGDQLPRIC; this is translated from the coding sequence ATGACAACCCACTTTTCCTGTCCCATTCCGGTCACTACCCACACGCAGATTCTTCTCGGTCATGGCTCGGGCGGAACTCTGATGAATCAATTGCTTGAAAAGCACATTTTTTCCCGGTTCCGTAACAGCATGATTCAGGAGCGGCATGACGGAGCGATGCTACCTGTGCAAACGGGAACGCTGGCTTTTTCCACCGACAGCTATGTCGTCCATCCGCTGATTTTTCCCGGAGGTACCATCGGCGATCTGGCGGTGAACGGAACGGTCAATGATCTGGCCATGTGCGGCGCCATTCCGCGGTATCTGTCGCTGGCTTTTATCATCGAGGAAGGGTTGCCGCTTTCAACCTTTGAAGTCATTCTGGAATCCATTGCGACATCTGCCGCCGCCGCCGGAGTGGAAATCGTCACCGGTGATACCAAAGTTGTTGAGCGTGGGAAGGGGGATGGACTTTTCATCAACACATCGGGCATCGGCACCATTCCAACAGGAATTTCCATCCGGCCAGCCAACATCCGTCCGGGCGATCAGATTCTGGTGAACGGACCGGTGGCAGCGCATGGCATGGCAATCATGGCGGTGCGGGATGGATTGGAGTTTGATGCTCCGATTCTGAGCGATTCCCGTCCGTTAAACGGATTGGTCCAGGCCATGCTGGCGGCCGATCCCACCATCCGGGTGATGCGTGATGCCACCCGTGGTGGTCTCTCGAGTGCCCTCAATGAACTGGCCACCGCCTGCAGTCACACCATCCGGATACGTGAAACTGACATTCCCATCGATGAACCGGTGGCGGCCGCTTGTGAACTGCTCGGATTTGATCCGTTGTACGTGGCCAATGAAGGGGTGTTTGTGTCATTCGTGGCCGCTGAAACGGCACAAAAGGTTCTTCAGGTGATGCGGAACCATCCGGCCGGTGAACGGGCGGCCATCATCGGCGAGGTGACTTCAGAAGCCACACCGCGGGTAATCATGAAAACCCGCATTGGTTCTAACCGGGTGGTTGATATGCTGGCGGGGGATCAGTTGCCGAGAATCTGCTGA
- a CDS encoding hydrogenase small subunit, producing the protein MNNKDKTLWEDMQSRGYSRRDFLKFCAWVGAFIGIESTGIGKVVHAMETQKRPAVIWMHFQECTCCSESFLRSSHPIVADMLLNTISLDYSETLMAASGHQAEAALQETIKANNGNYLLLIEGSVPTKENGVYCCIGGKTAGSILEEVAGGAKAIIAWGSCASNGCVQGAYPNPTGATPIHELIHGKPIIKVPGCPPIGEVMAGIIVHLMAFGSIPHLDGLGRPMAFYSRRVHDTCYRRPNYDAGLFVEQFDDENARKGYCLYKVGCRGPVTYNACGVTRWNDGTSFPIQSGHGCIGCSEANFWDHGPFYQHLASFPGFGIETNADTIGLGLGIATGAGILTHAVVTNVAKKKVIRKHIDESVREDEPIKEEGE; encoded by the coding sequence ATGAACAATAAAGACAAGACCCTGTGGGAAGACATGCAGTCCAGAGGATATTCCCGACGGGATTTTCTGAAATTCTGTGCCTGGGTAGGTGCTTTTATCGGGATTGAATCCACCGGAATCGGAAAAGTGGTCCACGCCATGGAAACTCAGAAACGACCGGCCGTCATCTGGATGCATTTTCAGGAGTGCACCTGCTGCAGCGAATCGTTTTTAAGAAGCTCCCATCCCATTGTAGCCGATATGCTTCTGAATACCATTTCTCTTGATTACAGTGAAACCCTTATGGCGGCGAGCGGTCATCAGGCAGAAGCTGCACTTCAGGAAACCATAAAGGCTAACAATGGTAACTATCTGCTGCTGATTGAAGGATCGGTACCCACAAAAGAAAATGGAGTTTACTGCTGTATTGGCGGAAAAACGGCCGGATCTATCCTCGAAGAAGTAGCCGGAGGAGCAAAAGCCATCATCGCTTGGGGAAGCTGTGCCAGCAACGGATGTGTTCAGGGTGCCTACCCGAATCCGACCGGTGCCACTCCCATTCACGAACTGATCCACGGCAAGCCCATAATCAAGGTACCTGGATGTCCGCCCATCGGTGAGGTTATGGCTGGAATCATTGTTCACCTGATGGCATTCGGTTCCATTCCGCATCTCGATGGTTTGGGACGGCCCATGGCCTTTTACAGCCGGCGGGTTCATGATACCTGTTATCGTCGCCCAAATTACGATGCCGGCTTATTTGTCGAACAATTCGATGATGAAAATGCCCGAAAGGGATATTGCCTTTACAAGGTTGGCTGCAGGGGACCTGTGACCTACAATGCCTGCGGGGTGACACGATGGAATGACGGAACCAGTTTTCCGATTCAGAGCGGACATGGATGTATCGGATGCAGCGAAGCCAATTTCTGGGATCACGGTCCCTTTTACCAGCATCTGGCCTCTTTTCCCGGATTTGGAATTGAGACCAATGCTGACACCATCGGACTGGGTCTGGGAATTGCCACCGGTGCCGGAATTCTGACCCATGCGGTGGTTACGAATGTTGCCAAGAAAAAAGTGATCAGAAAACATATCGATGAAAGCGTCCGCGAGGATGAGCCCATCAAGGAAGAAGGAGAATAA
- a CDS encoding nickel-dependent hydrogenase large subunit, whose translation MAERIVIDPVTRIEGHLRLEIEVRNGKVVDAYSAGTMVRGIELIVKDRDPRDVWAFVERVCGVCTTVHALASVRAVEDALDYQIPPNADLIRNIMFCTQYMQDHVVHFYHLHALDWVDVVSALKADPAETARLAQSISSWPKSSVGHFRDLQKRLKGFVDSGQLGIFSKGYWGHKAYHLPPEANLMAVSHYLDALEWQKEVVRIHAVFGGKNPHPNYLVGGVPCSFNIEESNAINAERLALVKHLLDEAHTFVEQVYLPDLMAIASFYKEWGAIGGGLENYLAYGDLPTNQFTDPSSFKFPRGVILNRDLSKVYEVDGKDPEQIKEFISRSWYEYLEGDEVGKHPWNGVTNLAYSGPKPPYEHLKVEEKYSWLKTPRWKGFPVEVGPLSRMLVGYAAGQEEIKETVGAALRDLNVPVTALFSTLGRTAARGIETRLVSRWSLEFYNQLVSNIRNGDTRTFNDAKWDPDLWPETAKGVGLSEAPRGALAHWIVIKNKKTENYQMVVPSTWNASPRDSKGQMSAYESSLIGTPVADPLNPLEVLRTIHSFDPCLACAVHLYDEKGSYIHQIGTW comes from the coding sequence ATGGCTGAACGCATTGTCATCGATCCGGTGACGAGAATCGAAGGTCACCTCCGGCTGGAAATCGAAGTCAGAAACGGCAAGGTCGTCGATGCCTACAGCGCCGGCACCATGGTCCGGGGAATTGAACTGATTGTGAAAGACCGCGACCCCCGCGATGTCTGGGCCTTTGTGGAGCGGGTCTGCGGAGTCTGCACAACAGTTCATGCACTTGCCTCGGTCAGGGCGGTGGAAGATGCACTGGATTACCAGATTCCACCCAACGCCGACCTGATCAGAAATATCATGTTCTGCACTCAGTACATGCAGGACCATGTGGTTCACTTTTATCATCTTCATGCACTCGATTGGGTCGATGTGGTCAGTGCCCTGAAAGCCGATCCGGCAGAAACAGCACGGCTGGCACAATCCATATCATCCTGGCCCAAAAGCTCCGTTGGTCATTTCCGGGATTTGCAAAAAAGGCTGAAGGGATTTGTGGACAGTGGTCAGTTGGGAATTTTTTCCAAAGGATACTGGGGTCACAAGGCCTATCATCTGCCTCCGGAAGCCAACCTGATGGCGGTTTCTCATTACCTCGATGCACTGGAATGGCAGAAGGAAGTGGTGAGAATTCATGCGGTTTTCGGCGGAAAGAATCCGCACCCGAATTATCTCGTCGGCGGAGTCCCCTGTTCTTTTAACATTGAGGAATCGAACGCCATTAATGCCGAGCGCCTGGCCCTTGTGAAACATCTTCTCGATGAGGCTCACACCTTTGTTGAGCAGGTTTATCTGCCAGATCTGATGGCCATTGCCTCCTTCTACAAAGAGTGGGGAGCCATTGGTGGTGGTCTCGAGAATTATCTGGCATATGGCGATCTGCCAACCAACCAATTTACCGATCCATCCTCATTCAAATTTCCACGTGGAGTCATCCTCAACCGCGATCTCTCAAAAGTATATGAAGTAGATGGAAAAGATCCCGAACAGATCAAGGAGTTCATTTCCAGATCATGGTATGAGTATCTGGAAGGTGATGAAGTTGGAAAACACCCCTGGAATGGAGTAACCAATCTGGCCTATTCCGGACCAAAACCACCCTATGAGCATCTGAAGGTGGAAGAAAAATACAGCTGGCTGAAAACACCGCGCTGGAAGGGATTTCCTGTTGAGGTCGGACCGCTTTCACGCATGCTGGTGGGTTATGCTGCCGGACAGGAGGAAATCAAAGAAACAGTGGGTGCTGCCCTCCGTGATCTGAACGTACCGGTCACCGCTCTTTTTTCCACGCTTGGGCGGACCGCCGCACGCGGAATCGAAACCCGATTGGTCAGTCGCTGGTCGCTTGAATTTTACAATCAACTGGTTTCGAACATCCGGAACGGGGATACGCGGACTTTCAATGACGCCAAATGGGATCCCGATCTCTGGCCAGAAACGGCAAAGGGAGTGGGACTTTCTGAAGCACCCCGGGGAGCGCTTGCCCACTGGATTGTCATTAAAAACAAGAAGACCGAGAATTACCAGATGGTGGTGCCAAGTACCTGGAATGCCTCTCCCCGCGACTCCAAAGGACAGATGTCAGCGTATGAATCATCACTGATCGGAACACCTGTTGCCGATCCTCTCAATCCGCTCGAAGTGCTCCGCACCATTCACAGTTTCGATCCCTGTCTGGCCTGTGCGGTGCATTTGTATGATGAAAAAGGCAGTTACATTCACCAGATCGGAACCTGGTAA
- the cybH gene encoding Ni/Fe-hydrogenase, b-type cytochrome subunit, translated as MLRKAEQLYRIYVWELPVRFFHWVTVITVGVLIVTGYLIGDPIVLQHGGNDASMSYWFGWVRFIHFVAAYVFLFNFIIRIYWGFVGNKYVHWRNFFPYRKKHLKNMLDVLTVDVFQFKHKDIESPAHNSIAYFTYFIVYLAFIFEIVTGFGLYAAMSHSWIAQSFSWIIPLMGGDLAARQWHHAIMWLLIVFTIFHVYLVFFHDYVDGSGVTTSMVGGWKFISRKKFHDLQKEEQQSNASST; from the coding sequence ATGCTTCGGAAAGCAGAACAACTTTACCGCATTTATGTGTGGGAACTGCCCGTCCGGTTTTTTCACTGGGTTACCGTAATCACCGTCGGGGTCCTGATTGTGACGGGCTATCTGATCGGGGATCCGATCGTTCTGCAGCATGGCGGGAATGATGCCTCGATGAGCTACTGGTTCGGATGGGTCCGGTTTATCCACTTTGTGGCCGCCTATGTCTTCCTCTTTAATTTCATCATCCGGATTTATTGGGGATTTGTCGGAAATAAATACGTTCACTGGCGGAATTTTTTTCCTTACAGAAAGAAGCATCTGAAAAACATGCTTGATGTTCTGACTGTGGATGTGTTTCAGTTTAAACACAAGGATATCGAATCACCGGCCCATAATTCCATTGCCTATTTCACCTACTTCATCGTCTATCTGGCATTCATTTTTGAAATTGTGACCGGATTTGGTCTCTATGCTGCCATGAGTCATTCCTGGATTGCTCAATCCTTTTCATGGATCATCCCGCTGATGGGTGGTGATCTTGCAGCCAGACAGTGGCATCACGCAATCATGTGGCTTCTGATTGTGTTCACCATCTTTCATGTTTATCTGGTCTTTTTCCATGATTACGTGGATGGGAGCGGTGTCACCACCTCGATGGTGGGAGGGTGGAAATTTATCAGCCGTAAAAAATTTCACGACCTGCAGAAAGAAGAACAACAATCCAATGCATCCTCAACCTGA
- a CDS encoding hydrogenase maturation protease, with protein sequence MHPQPDSGLILGIGNVLLGDEGIGPAVIAGLGKEKLPHGWHLLDGGTGGFLLLECFRTFPRLILIDACLDNQPEGTITIRHPRFAADYPSSLSAHDIGLADLVRTAQLLGDQPAVHLITISVKESNLITGELSPAIRAVIPDVIREVINLIAEEVVIS encoded by the coding sequence ATGCATCCTCAACCTGATAGCGGTTTGATTCTCGGAATCGGTAACGTGCTTCTCGGCGATGAGGGCATCGGTCCTGCCGTCATCGCCGGACTCGGCAAAGAGAAACTGCCCCACGGCTGGCATCTGCTTGATGGCGGTACCGGTGGCTTTCTTCTGCTGGAGTGCTTCAGAACTTTCCCGAGACTGATACTGATTGATGCCTGCCTGGATAACCAGCCGGAAGGTACCATCACCATCCGCCATCCCCGGTTTGCCGCGGACTACCCGTCGTCTCTCTCTGCACATGACATCGGACTTGCCGATCTGGTCCGGACGGCTCAGCTTTTGGGAGATCAGCCTGCGGTCCACCTGATCACCATTTCGGTGAAGGAATCAAATCTTATTACCGGTGAATTATCGCCTGCCATCCGTGCGGTTATTCCGGATGTGATCCGTGAAGTGATAAATTTGATTGCTGAAGAAGTGGTGATTTCTTAA
- a CDS encoding sigma-54-dependent Fis family transcriptional regulator: MENPVVIISRNPRIQELLRNLDRVIPTQTTILITGETGTGKEVLADYIHQTSDRAPFPFVKLSLSAMPEDLLASELFGHERGAYTSATTEKKGLFEVANRGTLFLDDIDDVPLSIQTKLLRFLESGDMIRVGGIHPVKVDVRLVVASKVNLKKMVDSGRFRSDLYYRLHVYPVQLPPLRDRREDIPLLVDFFNRQFGNGAPIRLDEKVLSRLMAHDWPGNIRELKNVVHRLVLLNDSKTGLPDLPEDFLPFGFSSVSGTDCLSCLIGQEKTFEQVVHCLEGRLIRYAMAETGGNKQQAAHRLGLSPSTFRDKLERVEKGGISIYSSCSDC; the protein is encoded by the coding sequence ATGGAAAATCCGGTGGTGATCATCAGTCGGAATCCACGGATTCAGGAGCTGCTCCGGAATCTGGATCGGGTCATTCCGACCCAGACCACCATCCTGATAACCGGCGAGACCGGAACCGGTAAGGAAGTGCTTGCCGATTACATCCATCAGACGAGCGACCGGGCTCCTTTCCCTTTTGTAAAACTTTCCCTCTCGGCCATGCCTGAAGATTTGCTGGCAAGCGAATTGTTTGGTCATGAGCGGGGTGCCTATACCAGTGCCACCACCGAAAAAAAGGGACTGTTCGAGGTGGCCAATCGCGGGACCCTGTTTCTTGATGACATTGATGATGTGCCTCTTTCCATTCAGACGAAATTGTTGCGGTTTCTTGAATCGGGGGACATGATCAGAGTCGGGGGCATCCATCCTGTCAAAGTGGATGTCCGGTTGGTGGTTGCCTCCAAAGTCAACCTGAAGAAAATGGTGGATTCCGGTCGGTTCCGGTCCGATTTATACTACCGGCTTCACGTCTATCCGGTTCAGCTTCCTCCATTGCGGGACCGTCGGGAAGACATTCCCCTGCTGGTTGATTTTTTCAACAGACAATTCGGCAACGGAGCGCCGATACGGCTGGATGAAAAGGTGTTGTCCCGTTTAATGGCGCATGACTGGCCGGGAAACATCAGAGAGCTGAAAAATGTGGTTCACCGTCTGGTTTTGCTGAATGATTCAAAAACCGGTTTGCCGGATTTACCAGAAGATTTTCTGCCATTCGGATTTTCATCTGTTTCTGGAACGGATTGCCTTTCCTGTCTGATCGGACAGGAAAAAACATTTGAGCAGGTGGTGCACTGTCTTGAAGGTCGGCTGATACGGTATGCAATGGCAGAAACGGGTGGAAACAAGCAGCAGGCTGCTCACCGTCTGGGCTTGAGCCCGTCTACGTTTCGTGACAAACTGGAGCGGGTTGAAAAGGGAGGAATATCTATCTATTCATCCTGTTCGGATTGTTAA
- the hypD gene encoding hydrogenase formation protein HypD: MKYQDEYRDADLVRRLAAELEHITTRDWTLMEICGGQTHSILKYGIDDFLPPEIRLVHGPGCPVCVTPLELIDQALTIARMPGVILTTFGDMMRVPGSETDFLTLKANGVDIRMVYSPLDAVRLAERTPDKEIVFFGVGFETTSPANAMAVKVAAQLGLRNFSLLASQVLVPPAIRFLMSQPDCEIQGFLAAGHVCTVMGYEEYEPLAEEFSIPIVVTGFEPVDILSGVLQVVRQLESGSVSVVNQYNRIVRREGNVQARQLLKDLFTITDRNWRGIGEIPSSGFRLREEYAAWDAEKKFNVGSIKTKESADCMAGQVMMGKAEPTDCPLFGTVCNPERPVGAPMVSSEGACAAYFTYRRRESMAGETDQI; encoded by the coding sequence ATGAAGTATCAGGATGAATACCGCGATGCCGATCTGGTTCGCCGGCTGGCAGCGGAACTGGAACACATCACCACCCGCGACTGGACACTCATGGAAATCTGCGGGGGCCAGACGCACTCCATTCTGAAATATGGCATCGATGACTTTCTTCCGCCGGAAATCCGTCTGGTGCATGGACCTGGCTGCCCCGTCTGTGTGACACCGCTGGAACTGATTGATCAGGCGCTGACCATTGCCCGTATGCCCGGCGTGATTCTGACGACCTTTGGCGATATGATGCGCGTGCCCGGATCGGAAACCGACTTTCTGACGCTTAAAGCCAATGGGGTTGATATCCGGATGGTGTACTCACCGCTCGATGCGGTTCGTCTGGCAGAACGAACCCCGGATAAGGAGATCGTTTTTTTTGGTGTCGGATTTGAAACCACCTCTCCGGCCAACGCCATGGCCGTCAAAGTGGCCGCTCAATTGGGCTTGAGGAATTTTTCCCTGCTGGCCAGCCAGGTGTTGGTCCCGCCCGCCATCCGGTTTCTGATGTCGCAGCCCGATTGTGAAATACAGGGTTTTCTGGCTGCGGGTCATGTGTGTACCGTTATGGGCTATGAAGAGTATGAACCGCTGGCCGAGGAGTTTTCCATTCCCATTGTAGTGACGGGTTTTGAACCGGTGGATATTTTGTCGGGAGTATTGCAGGTCGTCCGGCAACTGGAATCGGGATCGGTGTCGGTGGTGAATCAGTATAACCGGATTGTCCGACGGGAAGGTAATGTGCAGGCCCGTCAATTGCTGAAGGATCTGTTTACCATCACCGACCGGAACTGGCGGGGAATTGGTGAAATACCATCCTCGGGATTCCGGTTACGTGAGGAATATGCGGCGTGGGATGCAGAGAAAAAATTCAATGTTGGCTCGATCAAAACAAAGGAATCGGCCGACTGCATGGCCGGGCAGGTCATGATGGGAAAGGCAGAGCCCACCGACTGTCCGCTGTTCGGAACGGTTTGCAATCCGGAACGACCGGTAGGTGCCCCCATGGTGTCATCGGAAGGAGCCTGTGCGGCGTACTTTACCTACCGCAGACGGGAATCGATGGCGGGAGAAACGGACCAGATCTGA
- a CDS encoding HypC/HybG/HupF family hydrogenase formation chaperone — protein MCLAIPGKVLSINQDDAMLRMGKVSFAGVVKDISLQWVPEAVVGDYVLVHVGFALNIIDQEEAEKTLELLRELGEGEVPQ, from the coding sequence ATGTGTCTCGCCATACCAGGAAAAGTACTCTCGATTAATCAGGATGATGCCATGCTGCGGATGGGAAAAGTGTCCTTTGCCGGCGTGGTGAAAGATATCTCGCTGCAATGGGTTCCTGAAGCCGTGGTGGGGGATTATGTGTTGGTTCATGTGGGATTTGCCTTGAACATCATTGATCAGGAAGAGGCCGAAAAAACCCTTGAACTGCTGCGTGAACTGGGAGAAGGAGAGGTGCCGCAATGA
- a CDS encoding sialate O-acetylesterase, with amino-acid sequence MNKKLTWLLVISLALNGVLLVYAGRHFYYRFVNNPAVESTRPADRPKLSHFMGKDDVFQALPDDSNEVIMLGNSLTDHFEWHELFPGVNIKNRGIHADQIQSVKARIDEVIRSKPKAIFLEIGINDLIKGRDKDSVLSDYLGLVNVIRSGSGKTQLFIQSLLPTNRKSETTGADLTESVKYINEQLKDYCRKNQFVFIDLYAGMVENGFLKKEFDSGDGLHLSGKGYLYWISQIESYVLK; translated from the coding sequence ATGAATAAAAAACTAACCTGGCTTTTAGTGATTTCTCTTGCACTGAACGGGGTGTTGCTGGTCTATGCAGGTCGGCATTTCTATTACAGGTTTGTGAACAATCCAGCTGTTGAATCCACTCGCCCAGCCGATAGGCCCAAACTGTCACATTTCATGGGAAAGGACGATGTTTTTCAAGCCCTGCCTGATGACAGCAATGAAGTGATCATGTTGGGAAATTCCCTGACCGATCATTTTGAATGGCATGAACTGTTTCCTGGAGTTAATATTAAAAATCGTGGCATTCATGCAGACCAGATTCAAAGCGTCAAAGCACGGATTGATGAGGTCATCCGATCGAAACCGAAAGCCATTTTCCTTGAAATCGGAATCAATGATCTTATTAAGGGACGGGATAAAGATTCAGTTCTTTCTGATTACCTGGGTCTGGTCAATGTCATTCGTTCCGGATCAGGGAAAACACAGCTATTTATACAAAGCTTGTTACCGACAAACCGAAAGAGCGAGACCACGGGTGCAGACTTAACTGAATCGGTCAAGTATATAAATGAACAATTGAAGGATTATTGCAGGAAAAATCAATTTGTATTTATTGACCTGTATGCCGGCATGGTTGAAAACGGCTTTCTGAAAAAAGAGTTTGATTCTGGCGATGGCCTGCACCTGAGCGGAAAAGGGTATTTGTATTGGATCAGCCAGATTGAATCGTATGTGCTTAAATAA